Proteins encoded in a region of the Vicia villosa cultivar HV-30 ecotype Madison, WI linkage group LG5, Vvil1.0, whole genome shotgun sequence genome:
- the LOC131602728 gene encoding cytochrome P450 736A117-like gives MFTFLQTSLSHANFYSLFFTIFSLLLSFFFIIKYWYFSNNSSVATKNSPPSPPRFPLLGNLHQLGLFPHRTLQTLSHKYGPLMLLYFGKVPVLVVSSSDAARKVMKTHDLVFCDRPQSKIIDILVYGSKDVASCAYGEYWRQVRSLCVLQVLSNKRVQSYGRVREEETSRLMEHIKKHSSSSSSSLNLSELCSMVTSDIVCRVALGKRYREGRGKKFQQVLVEFVELLGTVCIGDYIPWLDWWGKVNGFYRKAERVAKHLDEFIEEVIEDHIHRRSDEDVGVDDNDFVDVLLSVQKTNAIGFPFDRTTIKALTLDMFAGGTDTTYTVLDWTMTELLRHQSVMHKLQDEVRTVVGNKTHVSEEDLVKMNYLKAVIKEALRLHLPVPLLVPRSCMEDIKLDGYDIAAGTQVIINAWAIARDPSSWDEPLEFKPERFMNSSTDFKGLDFELIPFGAGRRGCPGVSFATVVMELVLANLVFQFDWKLPDGVAGEDLDMSETFGITCHRKYPLLAVATKHEKK, from the exons ATGTTCACCTTCCTACAAACTTCTCTTTCACATGCAAACTTCTATTCTCTATTCTTCACTATCTTTTCACTCTTACtctcttttttcttcataatcaAATATTGGTATTTTTCCAACAATTCTTCTGTTGCCACAAAAAACTCACCACCATCCCCTCCAAGATTTCCACTACTTGGTAATCTCCATCAACTTGGCTTATTCCCTCACCGCACACTCCAAACTTTATCTCACAAATATGGCCCTTTAATGCTTCTTTATTTTGGCAAGGTTCCGGTACTTGTGGTTTCATCTTCTGATGCAGCAAGAAAAGTAATGAAAACACACGATTTGGTTTTCTGTGATAGGCCACAAAGTAAAATCATTGATATCCTTGTATACGGTTCCAAAGATGTGGCAAGCTGTGCATATGGTGAGTATTGGAGACAAGTAAGGAGTCTCTGTGTGTTGCAAGTTCTGAGTAATAAAAGGGTTCAATCTTATGGTCGCGTTAGAGAGGAAGAAACTTCAAGACTGATGGAACATATTAAGAaacattcttcttcttcatcctcgtCGTTGAACTTATCTGAGTTGTGTTCTATGGTTACTAGTGATATAGTATGTAGGGTGGCTCTGGGAAAGAGATACCGTGAAGGAAGAGGGAAGAAATTTCAGCAAGTGTTGGTGGAGTTTGTGGAATTATTGGGTACAGTATGTATAGGAGACTATATACCTTGGCTTGATTGGTGGGGAAAAGTTAATGGATTTTATAGAAAAGCAGAAAGAGTAGCCAAACATTTGGATGAGTTTATAGAAGAAGTGATTGAGGATCACATTCATCGTAGATCTGATGAAGATGTTGGTGTTGATGATAATGATTTTGTGGATGTTTTGCTATCAGTTCAAAAAACTAATGCTATTGGCTTCCCATTTGATAGAACTACAATAAAAGCTTTGACACTG GACATGTTTGCTGGAGGTACGGACACTACTTACACAGTACTAGATTGGACAATGACAGAACTGTTAAGACACCAAAGTGTGATGCATAAATTGCAAGATGAGGTGAGAACTGTGGTTGGCAACAAAACTCATGTATCTGAAGAAGATTTGGTTAAGATGAACTACTTGAAGGCAGTGATCAAAGAAGCCCTTCGCCTCCATTTACCAGTTCCGTTGTTAGTCCCTCGGAGCTGTATGGAAGATATCAAACTAGATGGCTATGACATTGCGGCTGGAACACAGGTAATAATCAATGCTTGGGCTATTGCGAGAGACCCGTCAAGTTGGGATGAACCTCTAGAGTTTAAACCAGAAAGGTTTATGAATAGTTCAACAGATTTCAAAGGATTGGATTTTGAACTTATACCATTTGGAGCTGGAAGGAGGGGCTGTCCTGGAGTGTCATTTGCTACTGTTGTGATGGAATTGGTGCTAGCAAACCTTGTTTTtcaatttgattggaaattgccTGATGGAGTAGCAGGGGAGGATTTGGACATGTCTGAAACTTTTGGCATTACCTGTCATAGAAAATACCCTCTCCTTGCAGTAGCTACCAAACAtgagaaaaaatga
- the LOC131605558 gene encoding wax ester synthase/diacylglycerol acyltransferase 4-like, whose product MNNKEAISLDAHLSLAANNNIKPLLRWPSSSFNFAYGGHGRNKSENPDVFIPINPRFSSIMVRHEDGEMRWQRVEVKPEEHLKFPKFPETTNSSSSSIELYDNYHNDYVSSILTKKTPQEKPLWEIHIINYPTTNAACTMIFKIHHSLGDGYSLMGALLSCLQRADDPSLPLTFPSRPQLNSNYEDKSLFKRLCFGVNSFFSSISDFGSSIIKARMIADDITPIRSGYEGTDSQHFTLSDISFSLDQIKEIKSKLGVTINDVVCGMIFYGLRLYMEEMNERTKTSNSTALVMLNLRSIKGYQSLKEMQKPESKGLWGNKISFLQIPIPKASQSESSNPLEFVWEASDVLKKKKRSFGVHLIGLLIDLEMKLIGPEAVAKEIYNTIGNSSVLISNMVGPVEKMALANHPVNGLYFTMTCGPEDVNITIMSYVKILRMTMKTLKGFIDEHKLKFCMEKAFEVMYKASMEISEIATKN is encoded by the exons ATGAACAACAAGGAAGCTATTTCTCTTGATGCTCATCTCTCTCTTGCTGCGAACAACAACATCAAACCTCTTTTACGGTGGCCCTCTTCCTCCTTTAATTTCGCTTACGGCGGCCATGGGAGGAACAAAAGCGAAAATCCAG ATGTTTTCATCCCTATCAATCCACGTTTCTCCTCTATCATG GTAAGACACGAAGATGGTGAGATGAGATGGCAAAGAGTTGAAGTGAAGCCTGAAGAGCATCTAAAGTTTCCAAAATTTCCGGAAACCACaaactcatcatcatcatcaattgaACTATATGACAATTATCATAATGACTACGTAAGTAGTATTTTAACTAAAAAAACACCACAAGAGAAACCACTTTGGGAAATTCATATTATAAATTATCCAACCACAAATGCTGCTTGCACCATGATATTCAAAATTCACCATTCACTTGGTGATGGTTACTCTCTCATGGGTGCTCTTCTTTCTTGTCTTCAAAGAGCTGATGACCCTTCTCTTCCTCTCACTTTTCCTTCACGACCACAATTGAACTCAAACTATGAAGATAAAAGCTTGTTTAAGAGGCTGTGTTTTGGTGTAAACTCGTTTTTTAGCTCCATATCAGATTTTGGATCAAGCATTATCAAGGCAAGAATGATTGCAGATGACATAACACCTATAAGGTCCGGATATGAAGGAACTGATTCTCAGCATTTTACCTTGTCAGACATATCATTCTCACTTGatcaaatcaaagaaatcaaatcaaaactTGGAGTG ACAATAAACGATGTGGTTTGTGGGATGATCTTCTATGGACTTAGGCTTTACATGGAAGAGATGAATGAGAGgacaaaaacatcaaattcaacaGCATTGGTAATGCTGAACCTAAGAAGTATTAAAGGTTATCAGTCATTGAAGGAAATGCAAAAACCAGAATCCAAAGGTCTTTGGGGgaataaaatatctttcttacAAATACCAATACCTAAGGCAAGCCAATCAGAAAGTTCCAACCCTCTTGAGTTTGTTTGGGAAGCCAGTGATGTgttaaagaaaaagaaacgttCTTTCGGTGTTCATCTCATAGGTTTACTCATTGATTTGGAGATGAAACTAATAGGGCCTGAg GCGGTAGCTAAAGAAATCTATAACACCATTGGAAACTCGAGTGTTCTTATCTCAAACATGGTTGGGCCAGTAGAAAAGATGGCTTTGGCAAATCATCCTGTAAATGGATTGTATTTCACCATGACATGTGGACCTGAG GATGTAAACATTACAATTATGAGCTACGTGAAAATATTAAGGATGACCATGAAAACTTTAAAGGGATTTATAGATGAACATAAGTTGAAGTTTTGCATGGAGAAAGCATTTGAAGTCATGTACAAAGCGTCTATGGAGATCTCTGAGATTGCTACCAAAAACTAA
- the LOC131607503 gene encoding cytochrome P450 736A117-like, with amino-acid sequence MLLYFGKVPVLVVSSADAARKVMKTHDLVFCDRPQIKIFDILLYGSKDVASCAYGEYWRQVRSLCVLHVLSNKRVQSYHRVREEETSRMMEHIKKHSSSSSSLLNLSELCSMVTSDIVCRVALGKRYREGRVKKFQQVLVEFMELLGTVCIGDYIPWLDWLGKVNGFYRKAERVAKHLDEFIEEVIEDHIHRRSDEDVGVDDTDFVDVLLSVQKTNDIGFLIDRTAIKALILDIFSAGTDTTYTVLEWAMTELLRNQTVMHKLQDEVRTMVGNKTHVSEEDLVKMNYLKAVIKETLRLHLPVPLLLPRRCMEHIKLDGYDIAAGTQVIINGWAIARDPSSWDEPLEFKPERFMNSSIDFKGMDFELIPFGAGRRGCPGVSFGIAVIELVLANLVFQFDWKLPDGVEGKDLDMSETFGITCHRKYPLLAVATKHEKK; translated from the exons ATGCTTCTTTATTTTGGCAAGGTTCCAGTACTTGTGGTTTCTTCTGCTGATGCAGCAAGAAAAGTAATGAAAACTCACGATTTGGTTTTCTGTGATAGGCCACAAATTAAAATCTTTGATATCCTTTTATACGGTTCCAAAGATGTGGCAAGCTGTGCATATGGTGAGTATTGGAGACAAGTAAGGAGTCTCTGTGTGTTACACGTTCTGAGTAATAAAAGGGTTCAATCTTATCATCGTGTTAGAGAGGAAGAAACTTCAAGAATGATGGAACATATTAAGAaacattcttcttcttcatcctcgcTGTTGAACTTATCTGAGTTGTGTTCTATGGTTACTAGTGATATAGTATGTAGGGTGGCTCTGGGAAAGAGATACCGTGAAGGAAGAGTGAAGAAATTTCAGCAAGTGTTGGTGGAGTTTATGGAATTATTGGGTACTGTATGTATAGGAGACTACATACCTTGGCTTGATTGGTTGGGAAAAGTTAATGGATTTTATAGAAAAGCAGAAAGAGTAGCCAAACATTTGGATGAGTTTATAGAAGAAGTGATTGAGGATCACATTCATCGTAGATCTGATGAAGATGTTGGTGTTGATGATACTGATTTTGTGGATGTTTTGCTTTCAGTTCAAAAGACTAATGATATTGGCTTCCTAATTGATAGAACTGCAATAAAAGCTTTGATACTG GACATATTTTCTGCAGGTACCGATACTACGTACACAGTCCTAGAATGGGCAATGACAGAACTGTTAAGAAACCAAACCGTGATGCATAAATTGCAAGATGAAGTGAGAACCATGGTTGGTAACAAAACTCATGTATCTGAAGAAGATTTGGTTAAGATGAACTACTTGAAGGCAGTAATCAAAGAAACACTTCGCCTGCATCTACCAGTTCCGTTATTACTCCCTCGGAGATGTATGGAACATATCAAACTAGATGGCTATGATATTGCGGCTGGAACACAGGTAATAATCAATGGTTGGGCTATTGCAAGAGACCCGTCAAGTTGGGATGAACCTCTAGAGTTTAAACCAGAAAGGTTTATGAATAGTTCAATAGATTTTAAAGGAATGGATTTTGAACTTATACCATTTGGAGCTGGAAGGAGGGGTTGTCCTGGAGTGTCATTTGGTATTGCTGTGATTGAATTGGTGCTAGCAAACCTTGTTTTccaatttgattggaaattgccTGATGGAGTAGAAGGGAAGGATTTGGACATGTCTGAAACTTTTGGCATTACCTGCCATAGAAAATACCCTCTCCTTGCAGTAGCTACCAAACAtgagaaaaaatga